The following proteins are encoded in a genomic region of Burkholderia gladioli:
- a CDS encoding thiol-disulfide oxidoreductase DCC family protein: MTPAALVLYFDGSCPLCVDQMQRLRGWDAHRRLGFVDIAAAGFDPAPLGMELAAMNREMHSRTADGRVLVGIDCMLAAYTLVGRGWRAWPLRVPGLSGVFAGLYRMLARHRHAVSRRLGYRLPPACDSGGCALHGNPFLKNEAPAGEASGMALAAADRGPRRSKRDWIVTWMYAAAIAHLLVGALLPWLAGSSLLDGYQQGIEAHFWPGAAPAEARLQQQWWLALLGATVQCAGVWMLALVHLGNRLRQRAAWGWLLAGLLLWAPQDMLISWQARVGSHLVADAAALLLMVPPLLWLWKEDRA; this comes from the coding sequence ATGACGCCCGCCGCGCTGGTGCTGTACTTCGATGGAAGCTGTCCGCTCTGCGTCGACCAGATGCAGCGCCTTCGAGGCTGGGACGCGCATCGCCGGCTGGGCTTCGTGGATATCGCCGCGGCGGGTTTCGATCCCGCGCCGCTGGGCATGGAGCTGGCTGCGATGAATCGCGAGATGCACAGCCGCACGGCCGACGGGCGCGTGCTGGTCGGGATCGACTGCATGCTGGCCGCCTATACGCTGGTCGGGCGCGGCTGGCGTGCCTGGCCCTTGCGCGTGCCGGGGCTGAGCGGCGTGTTCGCGGGGCTGTATCGCATGCTGGCGCGTCACCGACACGCCGTCTCCCGCCGCCTCGGCTATCGCCTGCCGCCCGCTTGCGATAGCGGCGGTTGCGCGCTCCACGGCAATCCCTTCCTGAAGAACGAGGCGCCTGCCGGCGAGGCTTCCGGCATGGCGCTGGCTGCCGCGGATCGGGGCCCGCGGCGCTCGAAACGCGATTGGATCGTGACCTGGATGTACGCCGCCGCGATCGCCCATCTGCTCGTCGGCGCGCTGCTGCCCTGGCTGGCCGGCAGCTCGCTGCTCGACGGCTACCAACAGGGCATCGAAGCGCATTTCTGGCCGGGCGCCGCGCCGGCCGAGGCGCGCCTGCAGCAGCAATGGTGGCTGGCCCTGCTCGGCGCCACCGTGCAATGCGCGGGCGTCTGGATGCTGGCGCTGGTCCATCTCGGCAACCGGCTGCGGCAGCGCGCGGCCTGGGGCTGGCTGCTGGCCGGGCTGCTGCTCTGGGCGCCGCAGGACATGCTGATCTCCTGGCAGGCGCGGGTCGGCTCGCATCTCGTGGCGGACGCGGCGGCGCTGCTGCTGATGGTGCCGCCGCTGCTATGGCTCTGGAAGGAGGACCGCGCATGA